Proteins encoded within one genomic window of Humulus lupulus chromosome 1, drHumLupu1.1, whole genome shotgun sequence:
- the LOC133809259 gene encoding thaumatin-like protein 1a, translating to MAFTTSFTILISLPLLLLLQFLSGTHSTTFTVINNCNYNVWPAILSNSGSPPISLTGFALSPSDSEAIPVPPNWSGRLWGRTHCAADINGKFTCLTGDCGSSAVECGGGNLSPPATTVEFTLTDDGTVNYLISVADGYNLPLMVVPQGGTAGPGNCGTVGCVMDSNSEYIPKELRVTSSTGTGNESTVAIKSACGGASGPGNCNPNSNSELFKKWCPQAQASAYDKSSSSTCQSSDFVFHFCPSGFPATRSNNGDNMGGGQGASSDDLGKDTSSTFGIVIGVVAGVIGLVLLIWLWRRYLKSGCEFHPCTCTCCGLFSCTICGDD from the exons aTGGCTTTCACTACTTCTTTTACGATTCTCATatctcttcctcttcttcttcttcttcaatttttgtcag GGACTCATTCCACCACGTTCACAGTCATAAATAATTGTAACTACAACGTATGGCCGGCCATTCTATCAAACTCCGGTTCGCCGCCGATTTCTCTGACCGGATTCGCCCTCAGCCCAAGCGATTCAGAGGCCATCCCAGTACCACCTAACTGGTCAGGCCGCTTATGGGGCCGAACCCACTGCGCCGCCGATATCAACGGGAAATTCACATGCCTCACAGGTGACTGCGGCTCCTCCGCCGTGGAGTGCGGCGGAGGAAACTTATCTCCGCCGGCGACCACAGTGGAATTCACCCTGACCGATGACGGGACGGTTAACTATCTGATCAGCGTGGCCGACGGTTACAACCTGCCGTTGATGGTGGTGCCCCAAGGTGGGACCGCCGGACCCGGAAACTGTGGGACTGTTGGGTGCGTCATGGACTCGAACTCGGAGTATATTCCAAAGGAGCTCCGAGTTACGTCCAGTACCGGTACCGGTAACGAAAGTACGGTGGCGATAAAGAGTGCGTGCGGCGGCGCGTCGGGACCAGGTAATTGTAACCCAAATTCTAACTCGGAGCTGTTCAAGAAATGGTGCCCTCAAGCTCAAGCTTCTGCTTATGATAAGAGTAGCAGCAGCACATGTCAGTCTTCCGATTTCGTCTTCCATTTCTGCCCTTCTGGTTTTCCTGCCACTCGCAGCAACAACGG TGATAATATGGGAGGAGGTCAAGGGGCATCATCGGATGATCTTGGGAAAGACACAAGTTCAACATTTGGAATAGTGATTGGTGTGGTGGCTGGAGTGATAGGGCTTGTGTTGTTAATTTGGCTGTGGCGTCGATACTTGAAATCTGGGTGTGAGTTTCATCCATGCACATGTACTTGTTGCGGCTTATTCTCTTGTACTATTTGTGGTGATGACTAG